Genomic segment of Oncorhynchus kisutch isolate 150728-3 unplaced genomic scaffold, Okis_V2 Okis03b-Okis08b_hom, whole genome shotgun sequence:
GTATGTCAGGACATGCCTAGGGAGTATGTCAGGACATGCCTAGGGAGTATGTCAGGACATGCCTAGGGAGTATGTCAGGAAATGCCTAGGGAGTATGTCAGGAAATGCCTAGGGAGTATGTCAGGACATGCCTAGGGAGTATGTCAGGACATGCCTAGGGAGTATGTCAGGAAATGCCTAGGGAGTATGTCAGGACATGCCTAGGGAGTATGTCAGGACATGCCTAGGGAGTATGTCAGGAAATGCCTAGGGAGTATGTCAGGAAATGTCTAGGGAGTATGTCAGGACATGCCTAGGGAGTATGTCAGGAAATGTCTAGGGAGTATGTCAGGAAATGCCTAGGGAGTATGTCAGGAAATGCCTAGGGAGTATGGCAGGAAATGCCTAGGGAGTATGTCAGGACATGCCTAGGGAGTATGTCAGGAAATGCCTAGGGAGTATGTCAGGAAATGCCTAGGGAGTATGTCAGGACATGCCTAGGGAGTATGTCAGGAAATGCCTAGGGAGTATGTCAGGAAATGCCTAGGGAGTATGTCAGGAAATGCCTAGGTAGTATGTCAGGACATGCCTAGGGAGTATGTCAGGACATGCCTAGGGAGTATGTCAGGAAATGCCTAGGGAGTATGTCAGGAAATGCCTAGGGAGTATGTCAGGAAATGCCTAAGGAGTATGTCAGGAAATGCCTAAGGAGTATGTCAGGAAATGCCTAGAGAGTATGTCAGGAAATGCCTAGGGAGTATGTCAGGACATGCCTAGGGAGTATGTCAGGAAATGCCTAGGGAGTATGTCAGGACATGCCTAGAGAGTATGTCAGGAAATGCCTAGGGAGTATGTCAGGACATGCCTAGGGAGTATGTCAGGACATGCCTAGGGAGTATGTCAGGACATGCCTAGGGATTATGGCAGGACATGCACTCTTGAATGGTCAGGTGACAGCTCACCTTTCTTTTGGCAAAGGATTGAGAGATTTCTTAGTTAATGTGATTGAAAGGTTAAATATACAACTCTGTCCAGTCCCCCATTAGGCCATGGTATTTGGCAAGTGGAGTAAAGGCATTTAGTTTGATGGACCGTGTCAGCAGATGCTTCGGTAGCCACTTGTAGTAGCCAGCCTTTAACTTATAACCTTTATGTTGAACTATATTTGCTTGAATTCTTGTAGAAAATATTTTCTACCATCCAAGTGAACTGCAACAATGGGTCAAGCAGAAAGCCACAATGAGATGGATTTGGAGCAAATTCAGGAGCTGTGTATGGCTTTTATGAAGGAGTGCCCGAGCGGGGCTTTGCACCTACATGAATTAAAACGGATCTTTGGTATACCAGCCAGCTGCGAGGAAGAGACTTTGTACATTGAGACTGTCTTCCATTCATTCGACACAAACAGGGTAAGTGAAGGGGGTAAAACAATTTTCAATcaggaaataatgttttaaaaaatgtaatccattccATTCATCCATTGTGctgttaaagggacagttcactcAAATTACAAAATGTAATGTTGGTTTCCTTAcactgtaagcagtctatgggcaaggtatgacagcaatccatgctttggtttagtttccctggcactgtttccaaatgctaaTCTCATGGTGCTGATATTAAAAAATGTTGTGCATCATATTCAAATCATctacagtgccatcagaaagtatgTATACCCttggacttattccacattttgttgtgttacagcctgaattcaaaatggattacatatatctttcctctcacccatctacacacaataccccataattaaatgttttgaaatgtttgcaaatatataacTATttaatgtacataagtattcacatccctgagtcaatacatgttagaatcacccttggcagcgattacagctgtgagtgtttctgggtaagtttctaagagcATTCCACATCTGAATTGCACAAAATTtgtccattattattttcaaaatgtcaagctctgtcaaatatGTTGTTGATAATTGctggacaaccattttcaagtcttgcaatcgattttcaagcagatttaagtccaaactgtaactcggccactcaggaacattcactatcttggtaagcaactccagggcAGATTTGGCCTTGTCTTTTAGGTTGTTGCCTgcagaaaggtgaattcatctcccagtttCTGGTAGAATGCAAACTGAAACATGTTGTCCTCTAGGAatttgcttgtgcttagctccattctgtatGTTTTTTATCCTGATAAACTCCCAGTCCTTAACAAgtacaagcatacccatgacattttttgcagtattactttagtgccttgttgcaaacaggatgcatgttttggaatatttttcattctgtacagacttccatcttctcactctgtcaattaggttaatattttggagtaactacaacATAATAGATACATCCTCAGTTTTTCCTCAAACCAAACCTATATAACcctgtaactattttaaagtcgCCATTAGCCTGATAATGAAATCCCTGAACAGTTTCCTTaatctccggcaactgagttaggaaggacacctgtatctttgtagtgacgggGTGTAttgatttttttacatattttttatttgacctttatttaactaggcaagtcagttaagaacaaattcttatttacaatgatggcctaggaacagtggattaactgccttgttcaggggcagaacgactgatttttaccttgtcagctcagggattcgatctagcaacctttctaaccactaggctacaccatccaaagtgtaatttataacttcaccatgctcaaagggatattcaatgtctgcttttaaaatatttacccatctactaataggtgcccttctttgcaaggcattggaaaacatccctggtctttgtggttgaatctgtgtttgaaattcactgctcgactgaggaaccttacagataattgtatgtgtggggtactgagatgaggtagtcattaaaaaatcacgttaaacactattattgcaacttattatgtgacttgttaagcatttTCTCTCCTTAATTTATTTAGACAAACCatgacaaaggggttgaatatttattgactcaagacatttcagcagatttttaaaaaatgaattagtaaaaatgtggaaaaatgtgattcccctttgacattatggggtattgtgtgtaagccagtgagaaaaatctcaatttaatccattttaaattcaggctgtaacacaacaaaatgtggaaaatgtcaacaggtgtgaatactttctgagggcacAGAAGAAAtgactttgttgagcttcacaatcAATTTGAGATACTTTCGATTTGGACATAATGCACGAATAATGCTAATACCAGTATCATGAcataattttgtaatttgggtgaatcaaatcaaatcaaatgtatttatatagcccttcgtacaagtgctgtacagaaacccagcctaaaaccccaaacagcaagcaatgcaggtgtagaagcacctgtgAACAATCCCTTTAGTTGCATTAGCTTCAGTTATCAATATACATTCAAAAGGTAAACATGCAATAAATCCATGTACTGTTTTCACAGGATAACACGTTGGATTTTATCGAGTATACGGCCGCTCTTCACCTGATATTGCGGGGGAATCTTGAGGATAGGTTAAAGTGGTCCTTTAAAATCTACGACAAGGACGGGAATGGCAAGTTAGACCGAGAAGAGGTGAAAAACCTAATTCGGGTAAGAAATGACACATAATCTTCCTCTGCATTATGCTATTGACTGGCTGCTTCGTTTGGGCCTGCAGTTGGCTACTAGTAGTTGTAGATCAGTTAGGCTAGGCTATGCACCTTCTTTTCTAAAGGTAAGAACAGCTGGACACATTTTGGTAGTATAATCTGCAATACTCAGTTTGAAGTTTTCTAAATTGTATAACTTGTATAATACTTGTATAAACTAATGTTATTAGAGCAGTGCCTTCATTTGCTGCAGGTCAGGGATTAGGATCAGGTGAGGGATTAGGATCAGGTCAGGAGAAGCGACTACGTGGGATGACTGGGGTTTTCACAAATCTAATTCCGTTCGTACATGTTATTGGATGAAAGGATGGGAGGAGCAAGTGGCTTTAATACCAATTATTCTTGGGAACACCTAGCCCTGATCCTATAGCTTATCTGGTTCTGAACTGAACCAGCCCCCATGCCTATAGGTCAGCTGAGTTCACGGCTCTGGTATTTACTGTATATATAGGACCTCAATCTTTTTCCTTTGTCAAGTAAAAAGGCCTAATGTCACAGTATTgtttcaatgtaaaaaaaataaaataataatctaaAGATGTTTTACCCCACTGATGATATgatataggatatatatatattatattatcattTTGTTGCCCATCTGCCTTAAATGTTACCTTATGTGAACTCAGTAAATTAAGCTCAGATAAACAACACTAGACAAAATATTATTTCTGTCATATAAAAGTTTATACAACTTTAGATTTTTCGTCAATGGGATAAACCCATCTTTTTATGTTGACACCCTTTTAAATGTATACCATTTGAGATAGGACAACTGTAAAAAATACTTCTGTCAAATACCACACTGTATGTAATGAAATGTATCTCATACAATTGCAGATCATTTACAAAATCAAAATTCATACAACTGCCATAAACATGACACCTAATGAAGTCTGTGACAGGATCTTTGAGCTGGTCGACCAGAATCATGACGGTAAGTGCCCGGTTAAGATATATTGATATATACGGCTGAACATGCATTCAAATCTGTACCAAATATACAGTACTTTCATCAAACCACCACAATGAACAATCTGTGCTCTAAGGGCTTACATGTAATGCCATCTTCCATCAGCGAGAGACAATATGCCTTTGTCACTGCCTTTACACACTGGTCAGTTTGATGTAATGACCAGGATTAGGTCATGCTAGTGCTAATTGGTGGTCCATTTGACGGGGACTCTGCTCTTGCATCCTCATGGTCAGGTGCTACCTGGCCCATTATACAGAGGAAAGATGGAGGTTttgcaatttttttgttgttttatttttaataagcaTGAATGGCTTCCTACTTTTAATACACCTGAATGGCTTCCTACTTTTAATAAGCATGAATGATTTCCTACTTTTAATAAGCATGAATGGCTTCCTACTTTTAATAAGCCTGAATGATTTCCTACTTTTAATAAGCAGGAATGGCTTCCTACTTTTAATACACCTGAATGGCTTCCTACTTTTAATAAGCATGAATGATTTCCTACTTTTAATAAGCATGAATGGCTTCCTACTTTTAATAAGCCTGAATGATTTCCTACTTTTAATAAGCAGGAATGGCTTCCTACTTTTAATACACCTGAATGGCTTCCTACTTTTAATACACCTGAATGGCTTCCTACTTTTAATAAGCATGAATGATTTCCTACTTTTAATAAGCATGAATGGCTTCCTACTTTTAATAAGCCTGAATGATTTCCTACTTTTAATAAGCAGGAATGGCTTCCTACTTTTAATACACCTGAATGGCTTCCTACTTTTAATAACCATGAATGATTTCCTACTTTTAATAAGCATGAATGGCTTCCTACTTTTAATAAGCCTGAATGATTTCCTACTTTTAATAAGCAGGAATGGCTTCCTACTTTTAATACACCTGAATGGCTTCCTACTTTTAATACACCTGAATGGCTTCCTACTTTTAATAAGCATGAATGATTTCCTACTTTTAATAAGCATGAATGGCTTCCTACTTTTAATAAGCCTGAATGATTTCCTACTTTCTTACTAAGTTGGCACTACATCCTAGTTATATCAGTAACCTTAACCTGAGAAAGATCTTGAATCATTGCCCaccaaaatgtatatatttttcctTCTATTACAGGCCAGATTTCCTTTACTGAGTTCATGGAGGGGGCCCAGAAGGACGAGTGGGTCATGAATATGCTCAAGCTGGACGTCAACGCTAGTGGCTGGGTCATGCAGAACTGTGTAAAAATGACCTGAGCCTTCCAAACAGgctctcccatctacacagagagTGGTTGTGTCCCTCAAATGACATCTGAGTTTTGTGTTTTTCTCGCAAGAAACCTGATGCCTTGGGCCTAAAGATCTGGTTCTGCCTCCATGTTTGCTTGTGGTGGTTCAGGCATAGACATGGAGCACTTTCCTCCGTATCACTTCTTGTAGTTGTTCTTTTAACATGCTGTCCATGCACGTTG
This window contains:
- the LOC116359553 gene encoding guanylyl cyclase-activating protein 2-like; translated protein: MGQAESHNEMDLEQIQELCMAFMKECPSGALHLHELKRIFGIPASCEEETLYIETVFHSFDTNRDNTLDFIEYTAALHLILRGNLEDRLKWSFKIYDKDGNGKLDREEVKNLIRIIYKIKIHTTAINMTPNEVCDRIFELVDQNHDGQISFTEFMEGAQKDEWVMNMLKLDVNASGWVMQNCVKMT